From the genome of Deltaproteobacteria bacterium:
CGACGCCCACCTGCTTGCCGATCTCTTTGAACTTCAAATTTCCGAGGTTGTGAAGAAGCAGGCTCGGCTTGCCGTTGTGTGCGTCGAGCGGATGTCGGGGCACGCGCAGGTCCTGGTACTGGCCGACGACGATATCGAGAAGCCCGTCGCCATCGACGTCGGCCGCCGCCACGCTCGAGAAGTAGCCCGACTGGTCGACGCCGGCCTCATGCGAGATGTCGGTGAAGTGACCGTGGCCGTCATTTCGGAACAGACGGTTTCCGCCGCCGACGGCGGGGCCCTTTCCGTGTTGCTCGAACTGCGAGTTGGCAACGAAGAGATCGAGGTCGCCGTCGTTGTCGAGATCCACCCAGAGCGCCGAACGGCCCATGCCCGTGCTCGCGACGCCAGCCTGCTTGGCGACTTCTTTGAAAGTACCGTTGCCTTCATTGTGAAAAAGCAAGTTGTGGCCTTGCGCGGGCACGTAGATGTCGAGCAGGCCGTCGCCGTCGTAGTCACCCACGGCCACGCCGCCGTTCTCGAGCAGGAACGGCGCGAGCGCGACCTCCTGGTCCAGCCGCGCCAGCCCCGGGTCAAGGCCGATATCCGGTCCGATGTCGCGGAACTCCGGGGCGCCGCCCACCGTGCGCTGACGTGGCAGCACCTCGAATCGCGCGAGCTGCAGCGTGTCGCCGGGCCGCGTCAGCTCGACATCGACGTCGCCGCGATCGGTGAAGCGCACGCCGCTCCGATCCGTTCCGGAGAACAGCCACTGGAAGCGGGCGACGAAGCGCCGGTGCGCGGCGTCACTGTTGAATTGGAATGGTTTGAACGAGCAGCGCCGGACGATGGCCGCCTTGGCGCGCTCGGCCTGGAGCTGGGCCACGAAGCCTTCGATGTCGACCTCGTCAGCACCTTCGAGGCCCGCGGCGTGAAAGCCGGGCGCGACACGTGCGCGCAGACCCGCTGCGTCGCCGCTGAGCAGCGCCTTGCAGAGCGGGCGCGCGACCGTGGTCGCGTCCGAGGCCCACTTCTCATTGACGATGGGGTCGTGCTCCTGAGCAGGCCCCGCGATGGGCGCGATGGCGCTGAGGATGAGGGCGAGGAGCATGAGGCGCGGGCGAGCTTCCGAGCGTCGGCCGAGCGTAACACGGTCTGCTCAGGGTGGAGGCGTCTTGGGCCGACCCGGCGGCGAGGGGAAGAACGAGGGCTCGCCAATCCAAAGCTCGTTCATGCGCCGAGCGATCGGACCTGGCGCTTGCATGCCCTGCAAGCGCTTCGTCGCTTCGAGGTAGCCCGGCATGTAGCGCAGCACCGGC
Proteins encoded in this window:
- a CDS encoding VCBS repeat-containing protein, whose amino-acid sequence is MLLALILSAIAPIAGPAQEHDPIVNEKWASDATTVARPLCKALLSGDAAGLRARVAPGFHAAGLEGADEVDIEGFVAQLQAERAKAAIVRRCSFKPFQFNSDAAHRRFVARFQWLFSGTDRSGVRFTDRGDVDVELTRPGDTLQLARFEVLPRQRTVGGAPEFRDIGPDIGLDPGLARLDQEVALAPFLLENGGVAVGDYDGDGLLDIYVPAQGHNLLFHNEGNGTFKEVAKQAGVASTGMGRSALWVDLDNDGDLDLFVANSQFEQHGKGPAVGGGNRLFRNDGHGHFTDISHEAGVDQSGYFSSVAAADVDGDGLLDIVVGQYQDLRVPRHPLDAHNGKPSLLLHNLGNLKFKEIGKQVGVAGHEWTLAVALADLDGDRKPELVMVNDYGSPRLYHNTSRGPGEVRFEEVTASSGVVDPGNGMGIDVADYDGDGLPDLSISKMFSKAGNRLLSMDLGGDPRWLDIAKTAARGNSLFHNKGKLQFEEVGATAGIRRAGWAWGCEFGDVDNDGAVDLYVANGYHTGPSEDDL